The following coding sequences are from one Bacteroidetes bacterium SB0662_bin_6 window:
- a CDS encoding methionyl-tRNA formyltransferase, translated as MRIVFMGTPDFAVPSLRRLAESGYGPVAVVTAPDKPRGRGRRIHPTPVKEEAQRLGIRTILQPASLHDPVFAEAVRRLTPDLIVVVAFRILPPDVFRIARKGAFNLHGSLLPKYRGAAPIHRAVMAGETQTGVSTFFLRETVDTGNVILQKTMPIGPDETTGDVHDRMMVMGAEAVVETVRCIERGEVEVHPQNDEEATPAPRIRKEDARIVWDRPAYQVHNGIRGLSPHPGAWTCDGESMVKIYRTRVAHPGRQGEVQGMPGQVTDVSDRLVVACGEGAVELLELQQEGRRRIPAMDFLRGHALPVGHLFK; from the coding sequence ATGCGGATCGTTTTTATGGGTACGCCGGATTTTGCCGTGCCGTCGCTGCGACGGCTCGCCGAGTCGGGCTACGGCCCGGTCGCCGTGGTGACGGCCCCTGACAAACCCCGGGGGCGGGGCCGCCGCATACACCCGACACCTGTGAAGGAGGAAGCGCAGCGGCTGGGTATCAGGACGATTCTGCAACCGGCATCCCTTCACGATCCTGTCTTTGCGGAAGCGGTGCGCAGATTGACGCCGGACTTGATTGTGGTGGTGGCTTTTCGCATTCTTCCCCCTGACGTGTTCAGAATCGCCCGGAAGGGGGCCTTCAACTTGCATGGTTCGTTGCTTCCGAAGTACCGGGGCGCTGCGCCGATCCACCGCGCTGTCATGGCGGGTGAGACGCAGACGGGCGTGAGCACGTTTTTTCTAAGAGAAACTGTGGATACAGGGAACGTGATCTTGCAAAAAACCATGCCGATCGGCCCGGACGAGACCACTGGAGACGTGCATGACCGTATGATGGTGATGGGCGCGGAGGCGGTCGTAGAGACGGTGCGGTGCATCGAGCGCGGGGAGGTTGAGGTGCATCCCCAGAACGACGAAGAGGCTACTCCGGCCCCGCGGATTCGCAAGGAAGACGCTCGCATTGTATGGGATCGACCTGCGTATCAGGTGCACAACGGTATACGCGGACTGTCACCGCATCCCGGCGCCTGGACCTGTGATGGCGAAAGCATGGTCAAGATATACAGGACGCGTGTAGCACATCCGGGCCGGCAGGGGGAAGTGCAGGGCATGCCGGGTCAGGTGACGGATGTGTCGGATCGCCTCGTGGTAGCTTGCGGCGAAGGGGCTGTGGAGTTGCTGGAACTGCAACAGGAAGGTCGCCGCCGCATCCCGGCAATGGATTTCCTGCGGGGACATGCACTGCCCGTGGGTCATCTGTTCAAATAG
- the ftsY gene encoding signal recognition particle-docking protein FtsY, whose translation MGFFDGSQDGEAPSAGLDKGLDKTRTGFLGKMRRIIRGKKTVDEQVLDELEEVLVTSDVGVGTTLHIIDRIGERVAEDRYVSTAELHVLIRNEIASLLLDDAPDRPGGFDAPLPNRPHVIMVVGVNGVGKTTTIGKMAHRYKDAGKSVLLGAADTFRAAAVEQLSIWAERADVPIVRQAQGSDPASVAYDTVASADSRGADVAIIDTAGRLHTRGGLMEELAKIRRAMAKRIPGAPHEVLLVLDASTGQNALRQAEEFTRSVEVTGLAVTKLDGTAKGGIVIGISNDFRIPVKYIGVGERIEDLRIFDRRAFVDTLFG comes from the coding sequence ATGGGTTTTTTTGACGGTTCTCAGGATGGCGAAGCACCCTCTGCGGGACTTGACAAGGGGCTGGACAAAACCAGAACGGGATTTCTTGGCAAGATGCGCCGGATCATCCGCGGGAAAAAAACCGTGGACGAGCAGGTGCTGGACGAGTTGGAAGAGGTGCTGGTTACCAGCGATGTAGGGGTCGGTACGACGCTCCACATCATCGACCGCATCGGAGAGCGGGTAGCCGAGGATCGCTACGTGTCGACGGCGGAACTGCACGTCCTGATCCGTAACGAGATCGCCTCGCTGCTGCTTGACGATGCCCCGGATCGCCCTGGAGGGTTCGACGCGCCGTTACCGAACCGTCCGCATGTGATCATGGTGGTCGGCGTCAACGGGGTCGGTAAAACGACCACAATCGGGAAGATGGCGCACCGGTACAAGGATGCCGGCAAATCCGTGTTGCTCGGCGCTGCCGATACGTTCCGCGCCGCTGCGGTGGAGCAGCTCTCGATCTGGGCCGAACGTGCCGATGTGCCTATCGTTCGGCAAGCGCAGGGGAGCGACCCGGCCTCGGTGGCGTACGATACGGTAGCCTCGGCCGATTCGCGGGGCGCGGACGTAGCGATTATCGACACGGCGGGACGCCTCCATACTCGCGGGGGGCTGATGGAGGAATTGGCGAAGATCCGGCGTGCGATGGCCAAACGCATTCCCGGAGCGCCCCACGAGGTGCTGCTGGTACTCGATGCTTCTACCGGGCAGAACGCCCTGCGGCAGGCGGAGGAGTTCACCCGCAGTGTCGAGGTAACGGGGCTTGCGGTCACCAAACTGGACGGTACGGCGAAAGGAGGCATTGTGATCGGTATTTCCAATGATTTCCGGATTCCCGTCAAGTACATAGGGGTGGGGGAGCGCATTGAGGATCTGCGGATATTCGACCGCCGCGCGTTTGTGGACACCCTGTTCGGGTAA
- a CDS encoding CDP-alcohol phosphatidyltransferase family protein gives MMLPRRFGRFRPDGNFWTVPNALSMGRVLLVVPVAWLIMVDGSLGWIFALLAVMIMSDWLDGRIARRAGRVSDWGKILDPLADKIAGIAIVLALALRGMLPVWFLMVLITRDLLILLGSGVLVRRTGRMEMSDWSGKVAVGAVAVTVLAALMRADDPVMRFCLFATTGLLAGSFAMYGVRYARLMKQSGPPAEAAPGAASGAIREEP, from the coding sequence ATGATGCTACCCCGTAGGTTCGGGCGCTTTCGCCCCGACGGGAATTTCTGGACCGTGCCCAACGCACTCAGCATGGGACGGGTGCTTCTTGTGGTTCCTGTCGCATGGCTGATCATGGTCGACGGCTCGCTCGGCTGGATTTTTGCGCTGCTTGCCGTCATGATTATGAGCGACTGGCTCGACGGACGGATAGCGCGGCGGGCGGGCAGGGTATCGGATTGGGGAAAAATACTGGATCCGCTGGCCGACAAGATCGCCGGTATAGCTATCGTGCTTGCACTGGCTCTTCGGGGAATGCTGCCGGTCTGGTTTCTGATGGTGCTGATCACGCGGGATCTGCTTATTCTGCTGGGGTCGGGAGTACTCGTACGTCGCACAGGGCGCATGGAAATGAGCGATTGGTCCGGCAAGGTGGCCGTAGGGGCTGTGGCCGTTACCGTTCTTGCTGCGCTAATGCGGGCTGACGATCCCGTAATGCGATTCTGTTTGTTTGCGACGACGGGGCTTCTGGCCGGTTCTTTTGCAATGTACGGGGTCAGGTATGCCAGGCTGATGAAGCAAAGCGGGCCGCCTGCGGAGGCTGCGCCGGGCGCCGCGAGCGGGGCGATACGGGAGGAGCCCTGA
- the ispG gene encoding flavodoxin-dependent (E)-4-hydroxy-3-methylbut-2-enyl-diphosphate synthase, protein MERYRRESRPVQVGPVEIGGRAPISVQSMTTSKTHNVEASLNEIRQLAEAGADIVRVAVPRPEDAEALPDIVQGAPVPIVADIHFNYQYALKAVESKVAKVRINPGNIGKEEWEREVLLAAKEAGIPIRIGVNSGSLEKDLLDKYGYPQPEALFESAMRHVEICQRHGFEDLVISVKHSDVFFMIQAYRLLAEKTHFPLHLGVTESGAFDSGSVKSSIGIGTLLADGIGDTIRVSLATPSVREVEVGHRILKSLRLGRPGVNVIACPTCGRMEGDLFSIVEKVEAAVQEARFEKDLNVALMGCAVNGPGEAAGADLGISLGRGRAHLFKRGEVVGTVPSEDIVEAVMEAIESWEDDTDDATP, encoded by the coding sequence ATGGAACGATATCGGCGAGAATCACGGCCTGTGCAGGTGGGTCCCGTGGAAATCGGGGGGCGCGCACCGATATCGGTGCAGTCCATGACCACCTCCAAAACACATAATGTAGAGGCGTCGCTCAACGAGATTCGCCAACTTGCCGAGGCCGGCGCCGACATTGTGCGCGTGGCGGTACCGCGCCCGGAAGATGCAGAAGCGCTGCCGGATATTGTGCAGGGCGCTCCCGTGCCGATCGTCGCCGATATTCACTTCAATTACCAGTATGCCCTGAAGGCTGTGGAATCGAAGGTGGCCAAGGTCCGCATCAATCCCGGCAACATAGGCAAGGAAGAGTGGGAGCGGGAAGTATTGCTTGCGGCGAAAGAAGCCGGCATTCCCATTCGCATCGGGGTCAACTCCGGGTCGCTGGAAAAGGATCTGCTGGACAAGTATGGCTACCCGCAGCCGGAGGCCCTCTTCGAAAGCGCTATGCGGCATGTGGAGATATGCCAGCGGCACGGGTTTGAGGACCTGGTTATTTCGGTCAAGCACTCGGACGTGTTTTTCATGATTCAGGCCTACCGCCTGCTTGCGGAGAAGACGCATTTTCCATTGCATCTCGGAGTCACCGAATCAGGTGCTTTCGATAGCGGTTCCGTCAAGAGTTCGATAGGGATCGGGACGCTGCTGGCTGACGGGATCGGGGACACGATCCGTGTTTCGCTGGCGACGCCCTCCGTACGGGAAGTCGAGGTAGGGCACCGCATTCTGAAGTCGCTCCGCCTGGGACGTCCGGGTGTAAACGTGATTGCCTGCCCCACATGCGGCCGCATGGAAGGCGATTTGTTTTCGATCGTGGAAAAGGTGGAGGCGGCGGTGCAGGAAGCCCGTTTCGAGAAGGATCTCAACGTAGCGCTCATGGGCTGTGCGGTGAATGGGCCCGGAGAGGCCGCGGGGGCGGACCTGGGCATTTCGCTTGGGCGGGGTCGGGCGCATCTTTTCAAGCGGGGCGAGGTGGTGGGTACCGTGCCATCCGAGGATATCGTGGAAGCGGTGATGGAGGCCATCGAATCCTGGGAGGACGACACCGATGATGCTACCCCGTAG
- a CDS encoding rhomboid family intramembrane serine protease — MYQNSYRPLTQFSMFPPVIKNLLILNGLVFLATMTPVLSRVLVQWFALWPVGNSGLPGGFASFLPWQLVTYSFLHGGFTHLLFNMFALWLFGVQIENTWGSRRFTIFYFVCVIGAGLIQLIVASSSGTVYPTVGASGGIFGILLAFGMMFPNQPIYIYFLFPIKAKWLVIMYGVLELWAAVTGTQAGVANFAHLGGMLFGFLLIQYWRGKLPIRPGRTMYW; from the coding sequence ATGTACCAGAATTCTTACCGACCCCTCACGCAATTTTCGATGTTTCCGCCGGTCATCAAGAATCTGCTGATTCTGAACGGGCTGGTATTTCTCGCCACGATGACTCCTGTCCTGAGTCGGGTGCTTGTGCAGTGGTTTGCCCTGTGGCCTGTAGGAAATTCCGGATTACCAGGCGGTTTTGCGTCGTTTTTGCCGTGGCAACTGGTGACGTATTCCTTTCTGCACGGAGGCTTCACGCATCTTTTGTTCAATATGTTTGCGCTGTGGCTGTTTGGCGTGCAGATCGAAAATACATGGGGCAGTCGCCGGTTCACCATATTTTATTTCGTCTGTGTCATCGGCGCGGGGCTGATTCAACTGATCGTTGCTTCCTCCAGCGGTACGGTGTATCCGACGGTAGGCGCATCGGGCGGGATATTCGGCATCCTCCTTGCCTTCGGCATGATGTTTCCCAACCAGCCCATCTATATTTATTTTCTGTTCCCGATCAAGGCAAAATGGCTTGTGATCATGTACGGCGTGCTGGAATTATGGGCCGCCGTGACGGGCACCCAGGCCGGCGTCGCCAATTTTGCCCATCTTGGCGGCATGTTGTTCGGCTTCCTGCTAATACAGTACTGGAGGGGCAAACTTCCAATACGCCCCGGCCGAACGATGTATTGGTAA
- a CDS encoding penicillin-binding protein yields MSDSRYSKEELERYFSDPAARRAGPDRSRSSKRQGYFYRRFRNEKKAQAAFLLSVIGGGVIAFSFFIGGWALLLSDELPDFRQLDNPDLQLATVAYTADGKELVRYAFQNRSWTNYDDISPHAINALVATEDRRFHGHWGIDPRGLVAAAVDVIRKGELRGASTITQQLARNLYNQDIGFEVSVSRKLKEMITAVQLERRYTKREIIEMYLNTVPFSSNAYGIEAAARTYFSKTAAELSPLEGATLIGMLKANTYYNPYRNPENSRRRRNVVLKQMADQGFIPRTFYDEHHPDSVRTDYNPSSEVTAALAPYFAEQVRLWMREWAAENGHNLYEDGLRVYTPLDSRMQEIAQQSVDENMEGLQAVVDYEWSYGGGFWTSLDPYLEQTGYEPWARYWRNNPQTLASFIRGTERYRSLLRQPGMSANDAVAQLRNNAAFMDSLKTAKTRLQAGLVSIDPHTGHIKAWVGGRNLKTEWYDHVNKAARQPGSTFKPFVYTAAIDNGWPPWHQLPDSAFTYVDPITEVVWQPQNADDQSTGRMMSLTEGLAQSKNTVTARVITELVNPELVTFYARRMGIKSELDAVPALALGTSDITLLELTSAFSTLASGGLQYDPVFVTRIEDRFGNVLYEHTSSPEEALSEQTAYTVVNMMRGIITGGTGRRIRGQYELYDYDLAGKTGTTQNHADGWFGLMHPNLVTGAWVGFNDRRVTFDSFWWGQGAHNALFLVGQYFRGLVDSEEIEITEDPFPSPEELGLTYDDPLGEERKANVGERGVDW; encoded by the coding sequence ATGTCGGATTCGCGATATTCCAAGGAAGAACTGGAACGCTATTTCAGCGATCCTGCCGCACGTCGTGCGGGCCCTGACCGATCCCGCTCCAGCAAGCGGCAGGGGTATTTCTACCGCCGTTTCCGGAACGAAAAAAAGGCGCAGGCTGCGTTCCTGCTTTCTGTGATCGGCGGCGGCGTCATTGCCTTTTCCTTCTTCATCGGGGGATGGGCGCTGCTGCTCTCCGATGAACTGCCGGATTTCCGGCAACTCGACAATCCCGATTTGCAGCTTGCAACGGTCGCCTATACGGCCGACGGCAAGGAACTCGTGCGGTATGCTTTCCAGAATCGTTCCTGGACCAACTACGACGATATTTCACCCCATGCGATCAACGCCCTCGTCGCTACAGAGGACCGGCGCTTTCATGGTCACTGGGGTATTGACCCGCGGGGCCTCGTGGCCGCCGCCGTGGATGTGATTCGAAAGGGCGAATTGCGCGGCGCCTCGACGATTACCCAGCAGTTGGCCCGCAACCTGTACAACCAGGACATCGGTTTCGAGGTGTCCGTTTCCCGCAAACTCAAGGAAATGATCACGGCGGTGCAACTCGAGCGCCGCTACACAAAGCGGGAGATCATCGAGATGTATCTCAACACGGTGCCCTTCAGCAGCAATGCATACGGGATCGAAGCGGCGGCCCGCACCTATTTCAGCAAAACGGCGGCGGAATTATCTCCTCTCGAAGGAGCCACGTTGATCGGGATGCTGAAAGCAAATACGTATTACAATCCCTACCGGAATCCCGAAAATTCCCGTCGCAGGCGGAACGTGGTGCTGAAACAGATGGCGGATCAGGGCTTCATCCCGCGCACATTCTATGACGAACACCATCCCGATTCGGTACGCACCGACTACAACCCGTCTTCGGAAGTGACTGCGGCTCTGGCGCCGTATTTCGCCGAGCAGGTGCGGCTTTGGATGCGGGAGTGGGCTGCGGAAAACGGCCACAACCTGTATGAGGACGGTTTGCGCGTGTATACGCCGCTCGACTCGCGGATGCAGGAAATTGCACAGCAGTCCGTGGACGAAAATATGGAGGGCCTCCAGGCAGTCGTGGATTACGAATGGAGTTACGGGGGCGGCTTCTGGACATCACTCGACCCGTACCTGGAACAGACGGGTTACGAGCCGTGGGCCCGGTACTGGCGCAACAATCCCCAAACGCTCGCGTCGTTCATCCGGGGCACGGAGCGCTACCGCTCGCTTTTGCGCCAGCCGGGAATGTCGGCGAACGACGCCGTCGCCCAGCTCCGCAATAACGCGGCGTTCATGGATTCGCTGAAAACGGCCAAAACGCGGCTCCAGGCCGGCCTGGTCTCCATCGATCCCCATACCGGACACATCAAAGCCTGGGTGGGCGGAAGAAACCTCAAGACCGAGTGGTACGACCATGTCAACAAAGCCGCCCGCCAACCCGGCTCGACATTCAAACCGTTCGTCTACACAGCAGCGATCGACAACGGATGGCCCCCCTGGCATCAGCTCCCGGACAGTGCATTCACGTATGTGGATCCGATTACCGAGGTAGTATGGCAGCCGCAAAACGCGGACGACCAATCAACGGGGCGCATGATGAGCCTTACCGAAGGGCTGGCTCAGTCGAAAAACACGGTCACGGCTCGTGTGATCACGGAGCTCGTGAACCCGGAACTGGTTACGTTCTATGCACGCAGGATGGGCATAAAAAGCGAATTGGACGCCGTGCCGGCGCTGGCCCTCGGCACCAGCGACATCACATTGCTTGAACTGACCTCGGCCTTCAGCACGCTGGCGAGCGGCGGCCTGCAATACGATCCCGTCTTTGTGACGCGCATCGAGGATCGCTTCGGAAACGTACTGTACGAGCACACCTCCTCGCCGGAAGAAGCGCTCTCCGAACAGACGGCGTACACGGTGGTCAACATGATGCGGGGCATTATTACCGGTGGCACGGGAAGACGCATCAGAGGTCAGTACGAGCTGTACGACTACGATCTGGCAGGCAAGACGGGCACCACGCAGAACCACGCAGACGGCTGGTTCGGCCTCATGCACCCCAACCTGGTGACCGGCGCATGGGTGGGATTCAATGACCGGCGCGTGACCTTTGATTCGTTCTGGTGGGGACAGGGCGCGCACAATGCGCTGTTTCTGGTGGGGCAGTACTTCCGGGGTCTCGTCGATTCCGAGGAGATCGAGATCACGGAAGATCCCTTTCCCAGCCCCGAAGAACTGGGCCTGACCTACGATGACCCCTTGGGCGAAGAGAGGAAGGCAAACGTCGGCGAGCGCGGCGTCGATTGGTAA
- the ispE gene encoding 4-(cytidine 5'-diphospho)-2-C-methyl-D-erythritol kinase translates to MRGAGWKCTVRILKNTSFLRVLQQPEGYRVPCTSVGFFERTLELVIRSAHFAGMSFIMVSQRMLRKAAPAKINLGLHVLRKRSDGYHDIETVFLRIGWADEVSITPPEGRKEADFPAFSGPLQVIPVEDASPADRVLQVPPGADNLVYRAARCLNPDKAASIELRKRIPVGAGLGGGSSDAATALHLLNDWWKLGRSLEELIDIAASVGADAAFFAAGDAAAFGTGRGDMLKPLLQDGTPYVFPYHLVVAAPPVQVSTAGAYALVQPNDRNRPDLCEVLLSGDPERWRAELTNDFERVILPRYPRIAAAKTVLEETGAVYASLSGSGSAVYGAFEDEARARKAEDVLRRSGCRTWRGRA, encoded by the coding sequence ATGAGAGGCGCCGGGTGGAAGTGTACAGTGCGTATTTTAAAAAATACCTCGTTTCTTCGGGTGTTGCAACAGCCGGAGGGCTATCGGGTTCCCTGTACATCGGTGGGTTTTTTCGAGCGCACGCTCGAATTGGTAATCCGATCCGCGCATTTTGCGGGAATGTCTTTCATTATGGTTTCACAGAGGATGCTTCGTAAAGCCGCCCCCGCCAAGATCAATCTTGGTTTGCATGTGCTCCGCAAGCGCAGCGACGGGTATCACGACATCGAAACCGTGTTTCTGCGGATCGGCTGGGCGGATGAGGTTTCCATCACACCACCCGAAGGCCGCAAGGAGGCGGATTTCCCGGCGTTTTCCGGCCCGTTGCAGGTGATTCCTGTGGAGGATGCCTCGCCTGCTGATCGTGTGCTCCAGGTTCCGCCGGGCGCCGATAATCTGGTCTATCGCGCGGCGCGATGCCTTAACCCGGACAAGGCGGCATCTATTGAGCTTCGCAAACGTATTCCCGTGGGCGCCGGACTCGGAGGCGGGTCCAGCGATGCGGCCACGGCGCTTCATCTGCTGAATGATTGGTGGAAGTTGGGTCGGTCCCTGGAGGAGCTGATAGATATAGCCGCAAGCGTCGGTGCGGATGCAGCATTCTTCGCAGCGGGAGATGCGGCGGCGTTCGGCACAGGACGCGGCGATATGCTGAAACCACTCCTGCAGGACGGGACTCCGTACGTTTTTCCGTATCACCTTGTGGTGGCGGCGCCGCCCGTGCAGGTCTCGACCGCCGGAGCCTATGCCCTCGTGCAGCCGAATGACCGGAATCGCCCGGATTTGTGTGAGGTCTTGTTATCCGGCGATCCTGAGCGCTGGCGCGCAGAGCTGACGAACGATTTCGAAAGGGTCATACTGCCCCGGTATCCCCGCATCGCTGCTGCGAAGACCGTGCTCGAAGAAACGGGCGCCGTGTACGCTTCGCTTTCCGGTTCGGGTTCGGCGGTGTATGGTGCATTCGAGGACGAAGCACGGGCCCGGAAAGCCGAGGATGTGCTCCGCCGATCCGGTTGCCGAACCTGGCGGGGCCGCGCATGA